Proteins found in one Etheostoma spectabile isolate EspeVRDwgs_2016 chromosome 14, UIUC_Espe_1.0, whole genome shotgun sequence genomic segment:
- the mgat1b gene encoding alpha-1,3-mannosyl-glycoprotein 2-beta-N-acetylglucosaminyltransferase b — translation MVRKKGSLILCGAFLFVAWNALLLLYLWGRPPIGRLGEGGGAEPGGQEEWGVGRGKGGRVNLAGEVIRLAEEVEVQLETQKKLLKQIESHRAVWARQKDVGKRETDNTKDVNQEVVQQSQTPPPPPKDSVDDGDQTQIKPTQKPVYTVASASKLEQHQDIEKKEEIGENDKPATSEARPDVIIPILVIACDRVTVKRSLDKLIQYRPSPEQYPIIVSQDCGHAETARVISSYGDQVRHIKQPDLSDIRVRPEHRKFQGYYKIARHYHWALNQVFNTFSQSTVVIVEDDLEVAPDFFEYFRALYPILRADPTLWCASAWNDNGREALVDPSKAHLLYRTDFFPGLGWMLLKEMWDELEPKWPSAFWDDWMRQPEQRKERSCIRPEISRTITFGRKGVSLGQFFDQYLRYIKLNTEFVPFTKQDLSYLLKENYDEKFIKEMYSAPLVKIEDLQQAGTLKGPGPFRVQYSSRDSFKVFARKLGVMDDLKSGVPRTGYRGIVGFLFRGRRVVLAPPEGWTQYDVSWS, via the exons ATGGTTCGCAAGAAAGGTTCTCTTATACTATGCGGTGCTTTCCTGTTTGTCGCCTGGAATGCTTTGCTTCTACTTTATCTTTGGGGTCGTCCTCCCATCGGCCGCCTTGGAGAAGGTGGTGGAGCGGAACCAGGAGGACAGGAGGAGTGGGGTGTGGGCAGAGGGAAAGGAGGCCGGGTCAACCTGGCTGGGGAGGTGATCCGTCTGGCAGAGGAGGTTGAAGTTCAGCTTGAGACCCAGAAAAAGCTACTGAAGCAGATTGAAAGTCACAGGGCAGTGTGGGCTCGGCAGAAAGACGTCGGGAAAAGAGAAACGGACAATACAAAAGATGTCAACCAAGAGGTCGTCCAACAGTCACAGACGCCTCCGCCTCCTCCAAAAGACAGTGTGGATGATGGGGACCAAACTCAAATTAAACCTACACAGAAGCCTGTTTATACAGTAGCTTCAGCCTCCAAGTTAGAACAGCACCaggacattgaaaaaaaggaagagattGGTGAGAACGATAAACCAGCGACTTCGGAGGCCCGCCCAGATGTCATCATTCCCATCCTAGTTATTGCTTGCGACAGAGTGACGGTAAAACGTAGCCTTGACAAACTGATACAATACCGCCCTTCTCCAGAACAATACCCAATCATTGTCAGCCAAGACTGCGGCCACGCCGAGACGGCTCGTGTGATCAGCTCTTATGGCGATCAAGTAAGGCATATAAAGCAACCGGACCTGTCGGACATCAGAGTTCGGCCAGAGCACAGGAAGTTCCAGGGCTACTACAAAATTGCCCGACATTACCACTGGGCACTTAACCAAGTGTTCAACACGTTCTCCCAGTCTACTGTGGTCATAGTGGAGGATGACCTGGAG GTGGCCCCAGACTTCTTTGAGTATTTCAGAGCCCTGTACCCGATTCTGCGCGCTGACCCCACCCTGTGGTGTGCTTCAGCCTGGAACGATAACGGCAGAGAGGCCTTGGTGGATCCCTCTAAAGCCCACCTCCTCTACAGAACAGACTTCTTCCCCGGTCTGGGCTGGATGCTGCTGAAGGAGATGTGGGATGAACTGGAGCCCAAATGGCCCTCGGCATTCTGGGACGACTGGATGCGTCAACCGGAACAGCGTAAGGAGCGCTCTTGCATCCGGCCCGAGATCTCCCGGACTATCACCTTTGGCCGCAAAGGCGTCAGTTTAGGTCAGTTCTTTGACCAGTACCTTCGCTACATTAAGCTAAACACTGAATTTGTGCCTTTTACCAAACAGGATTTGTCTTATTTGCTAAAAGAGAACTATGATGAAAAGTTTATAAAAGAGATGTACAGCGCCCCGCTGGTGAAGATTGAGGACCTGCAACAAGCGGGCACCTTAAAAGGACCTGGGCCGTTCCGGGTGCAGTACTCAAGCCGGGACAGTTTTAAGGTCTTTGCTCGAAAACTGGGAGTGATGGACGACTTGAAATCAGGAGTTCCTCGTACAGGTTACAGGGGCATAGTGGGTTTCCTTTTCCGGGGTCGGAGGGTGGTCCTGGCTCCGCCAGAGGGTTGGACGCAGTATGACGTCAGCTGGAGCTGA